From Micromonospora echinospora:
CGTGCGAGCTTCTGCCTCAAGGCCCGAACCCTCCTCCGTCCATGATCCGAACCACCCACCGCCGATTGGCCCTTGCGGGGTGGACGAACCAAGACCGTCGTCGCCGGTCTGGGGCGGGACGTTATCCCACCGCGAGCGGCGGCGTAAGACCTGGAAAGCGGGGTTGACCGAACCGTTACACGCGGTGGCGGATTCAAGCCGATCGCCGTAAGAACCGAAGGCGGGGAAAGGCTCTGACCGACTAATCCTCGGTAACGGGCCCATCATCGATCACCCGCTACCGATCGATGGCCGGCAACGACCCCCACCAGGCACGGGACGTTTTCCCGTCGTCGGTGGCCACGAACAGCCCGGCGTCGCCGACGGCCACCGCCAGCGCGGCGTCGCCACCGTCCGGCACCGGCACCGGAGTGATCACCGGAAGCCACGACGCGCCGCCGTCACGCGACATCCAGAGCCGTCGCTGAGCCCCGTCACCGGTCACCGCGACGAGCCGCCGCCCCGACGCCGCGAGCGCATCCACCGACGGCACCCCGGGACCCGCCGTACCGAACCCGCCGACCCGCCGCCATCCCTGCGCCGTACCCACCGGCCCCGCGGACCGCGAGCCGCAGTCGTCGCACCCGCGCCACACCGCGAACCGGTCGCCCACCGGCCCGAGGACCACCGGCCCGCCGTCGGCCGGCGCCACCCGCTCCGCCGCCCCGGCGGCGCCCTTCGGCACCGGCAACGCCGCCCGCCGCCACACCCGCCCGTCGGCCGAGAACCACGCGAGCGGCGCCCGGGCCGCCCCGCCGGGCGGCAGCAGTGACCCCACCACCAGCCAGCCCGAGCCCACCGCCGCCACGTCGTAGGCAGCAGTCCGGCCCCGGCCGTCACTTCCCAGCTCGTCGACGCCCTCGCGCAGGACGAACCCCTCGGCGTCCGGTGACGTCCACACCGCCGCGCCGCCGACGCGCGCCCCGGCGACCAGCCACCCGCCCGGCCCGGCCGCCAGCCGCGACGCGCTGACCGCGCGCGGGCCGCCGAACAGCTCGAACGCCGCCGGCGCCTCCCGCAACGGCCCGCCCGGCCGCCAGACCCACGTCCCGGTACGCGGATTGCCGTGCACGCCACCCGTCTTCGCGCCCAGCGCCGCCATCCCGTCGCCCCGGCAGGCGACCGCGTAGAGCACGTGCTGGCGGCCGTAGAACGACTGCGCGCGTACCGGGATCGGCGACCAGGTCACGCCGTCCGATGAGGACCATGCCGCCGGCCGGGTCTCCCCCGCCGGATCGATCAGCCCGCCCACCACGTACCAGCGGCCGGCGCAGCGCGCCGCGTCACGTGGCACCGGGCGGCCCACGGCGCCGGCGGGAAGCGCCAACTCCACGGCCCGCCACTGCGGACGCACCGGCGCGGGCACCGGAAGCGGGCGCGGGGTGGCGTGACAGGCTGCCAGGAGCAACACGGCGACGAGCGCCGGCCGGACGCGCGCGGAAGGCATGGATCCGATCCTATCGATCGGACGCCTTCCGGCAGGTCAGGAAGCCGGCTGCTCGACCTCGCCGCCGGTGGTCTCGGCGAGGATCCGCTCGGCGACCTCCTTCATGGTCATTCGGTGGTCCATCGCGGTGCGCTGGATCCACTTGAACGCCTGCGGCTCGGTCATGCCGTACGTCGTCATCAGCGCGCCCTTGGCGCGCTCCACGGTCTTGCGGATCTCCAGCCGGTCGGTGAGGCCGGCCACCTCCGACTCCAGCGCGGCGATCTCCGAGTAGCGGGACAGCGCAATCTCGACCGCCGGCACCAGGTCGCTCTTCTGGAACGGCTTGACCAGGTACGCCATCGCGCCCGCCGCCCGCGCCCGCTCCACCAGGTCACGCTGGCTGAACGCGGTCAGGATGATGACCGGGGCGATGCGCGCGCCGGCGATCCGCTCGGCGGCGGCCAGCCCGTCCATGATCGGCATCTTGATGTCAAGGATGACCAGGTCCGGCTTGAGTTCCTCGGCGAGCTTGACGGCGGTCTCGCCGTCACCGGCCTCGCCGACCACCTCGTAGCCCTCTTCGACGAGCATCTCGGCCAGGTCCAGCCGGATGAGCGCCTCGTCCTCGGCGATCAGAACGCGCTTGCGCTCGGCGTCCGCCTGCATCTCGCCCACGAGCCACTCCCACCGGTTCGAACTCGACACCCGCCCTGCCGGGTGTCGCCGCCCCTAGCGTAGTAGGTAACCTATGGCACGACGCGAGAGCGTCGCGCGAGCCTGTCCCCGTATTCCAATCGGTAGAGAAACGGAGCTCAAACCTCCGACAGTGTGGGTTCGAATCCCACCGGGGACACCAAATCGTCGTACGCGCGTTCGAAGATGGCCGCGTGCATCCACCCGAGATACGCGCGCGAGCACGTCAGGCCTTCCTGTCCGGGGCCACCGTCGCGGAGGCGGCCCGCGCAGTGGGCCTCAACTACCGCACCGTCTGGCACTGGTGCAGGGATCGGCCGGAACCGAAGCAGCACGGCACCGCGCTGCGGTGTTTCCGCTGCCGCGAGGGTGTCCGCGTTCCGACAGATCCGGCGGCCTATGCCTATCTCCTCGGGCTCTACCTGGGCGACGGGCATCTCGTGACCAGCGCGCGGGTGCCGGTGCTCCGGATCTCCTGCAGTGACAGCTGGCCCGGGCTGATCGAGGCGTGCGACGACGCCATGCGACGGGTCCTGGCGGAGAAGGTCCAGCGCGTCCGGCATCCGGGCTGCGTCAGCGTGCAGAGCTACGGCACGCACTGGCCGTGCCTGTTCCCCCAACACGGGCCCGGTAGGAAGCACCAGCGTCCGATCGTCCTCGCGGACTGGCAGCGCCCCATCGTCGAGGCCCAGGCGGGCGACCTCCTGCGCGGCCTCTTCCACTCCGACGGGTGCCGCTTCGCCAACCGGGTCGTCGTGCGGGGCAAGGAGTACGTCTATCCCCGTTACATGTTCAACAACGAGTCGGCCGACATCATGGGCCTGTGCCAGCAGGCCCTCGACCGGCTCGGCATCGCCTGGCGGATGAACCGCCGCAACTCGCTGTCGGTGGCCCGCCGGGAGGCAGTGGCCGCCCTCGACCAGCACGTCGGCCCGAAGTCGTGACCGGCCCCCGACGCGGGCGACCGGCGCGCGTCAGATCCGCGCCAGCGCCCGGGCGAGATCCGCCCGCAGGTCCTCCGGGTCCTCCAGGCCGACCGAGACGCGCAGCAGCCCGCCGCAGGGTTTGGCGTCGCCCTCGACCGGCCGGTGGGTGAGCGAGGCCGGGTGCTGGATCAGCGTGTCGACGCCGCCGAGCGACACCGCGTGCGTGATCAGTTCGCAGGCGCCGGCGACCTCGGCCGCGGCGGGCGCGCCGCCGCGTACCTCGAAGGCGAGCAGGCTGCCGGTGCCGGACATCTGCCGGCCGACGAGCCCGGCCGGGTCGTGCAGCGACGGGTGGTGGACGCGCTCGACGGCGGGGTGCCCGGCGAGCCAGGCGGCGAGCTTCTCCGCGCCGGCCTGCTGGGCGCGGACGCGCAGCGGGAGGGTCTGGATGCCGCGGTGCAGCAGGTACGCGCCGAGCGGGTGCAGGACGGCGCCGGTGACGGCGCGGACCTGGCGCAGCCGGGCCGCCCACTCGGGGGCGCAGGCGATCACACCGGCGAGCACGTCGCCGTGGCCGCCGATGCTCTTGGTGGCGCTGTGCAGCACGAGCGCGGCGCCGTGGCGGGCGGGCTGCTGGAGCACCGGGGTGGCGACGGTGTTGTCGACGAGCAGCGGGACGTCACCGGCGGCCTCGGCGAGCGCGGCGATGTCGACCAGGTCGAGGCTGGGGTTGGCCGGTGTCTCGACCAGCACCAGCGCGGTGTCGGGGCGGATCGCGGCGGCCACGTCGGCGGGGGTGGCCCAGGTGACCTCGGTGCCGAGCAGGCCGGTGGCGAGGACGTGGTCGGTGCCGCCGTAGAGGGGGCGCACGGCGACGACGTGACGCTTGCCGTCCCGGGTGGCGGCGAGCAGGGCGGCGGTGAGCGCGGCCATGCCGCTGGCGAAGGCTACGGCCTCGGCGGTGCCTTCGAGCTGGGCGAGCGCGGTCTCGAACCGGGCCACTGTGGGGTTCCACAGGCGCTGGTAGACGGCGCTGCCGCCGGGCGGGAGCGGGCCACCGGTGGCGAGCGTCTCGTAGTCGTCGCCGCCGCCGGCCACCGAGGGCAGCGGGTTGGTGGTGGACAGGTCGATGGGCGGGACGTGGACGCCGAGCCCGGCGAGATCGGCGCGCCCGGCGTGTACGGCTGCGGTGTCCACGGAAGTCATGACGGAACTGTCGAACATGACGACGCTGATAGGCAAGAGCAGCGAACAAGATTCTGCCGGTGATGCTTTCGCCCGGCCGGGATTCGGTGAAGGATGGTCACATGCCTGCCGCACCGAATGATGTACGGCCGTTCGCCGGCCTGGACGACACCGACCGCGCGATCCTCACCGAGCTGGCGGCCGACGGCCGGCTGCCGAACAACGCGCTGGCCGAGCGCGTCGGGGTGGCGCCGTCGACGTGCCTGACGCGTACCCGGGCGCTGCGCGAGTGCGGGGCGATCCGCGGGTTCCACGCCGAGGTGGACCCGGCGGCGGTGGGTATGCCGTTGCAGGCGCTGGTCTCGGTGCGGCTGACAGCGCACGAACGGGCCGCCGTGGACGCGTTCCGCGCCCGGTCGGTGCGGCTGCCCGGGGTGGTGTCGGTGTTCCACGTGGCCGGCGCGGAGGACTACGTGCTGCACGTGCGGGCCGCCTCCGGCGACGCGCTGCGGGACTTCGTGCTCGACCATCTGGCTGTCGATCCGGCGGTGCAGCACACCCAGACCAGCCTGATCTTCGAGCAGGCCCGGGGTATGGGGTAGCGCACCTGGCGGAACAATTCCGGCACGTGGCCTGTTGCACCACGCTGTGATCGACGTACCCATGTCTGTTCTTGATCTTGCCCCGGTGGCGGCGACCGGCAACGCCGGTGAGGCGCTGCGGTTCACCACAGAGCTGGCCCGCCGTACCGAGGAGCTGGGCTACCGCCGGTTCTGGGTGGCCGAGCACCACAACATGCCGGCCATCGCCAGCTCCGCCCCGGCGGTGCTGCTCGCGCACCTGGCCGCGAACACCAGCACCATCCGGCTCGGCTCCGGCGGGGTGATGCTGCCCAACCACGCGCCGCTGGTGGTGGCCGAGCAGTTCGGCACCCTGGAGGCGCTGCACCCGGGCCGGATCGACCTGGGCATCGGCCGGGCGCCCGGCACCGACCAGGTGACCGCGCTGGCGCTGCGCCGCACCATGGAGGGCCTGTCCGCCGAGCACTTCCCGCGCGAGCTGGCCGACCTGATGAACTACTTCTCCGGCGCCGAGCCGGGCCCGATCACCGCGACGCCGGGGCGGGGCCAGTCGCCGCAGGTGTGGCTGCTCGGGTCCAGCGGGTTCAGCGCGCAGCTGGCCGGTCTGCTCGGGTTGCCGTTCTCGTTCGCGCACCACTTCAGCTCGCAGAACACGATCCCGGCGTTGCAGCTCTACCGGCAGAACTTCCGGCCGTCGCAGTGGCTGGACCGGCCGTACGCGATGGTGGCGGTGAACGCGGTCTGCGCGGAGACCGACGAGCGGGCCGAGTGGCTCGCCGGGCCGGCCGGGCTGTCGTTCCTGAAGCTGCGGTCGGGGCGGCCGGAGCCGCTGGTCACGCCGGAGGAGGCGGCGGCGTACCCGTACTCGGAGTTCGAGCGGGAGTTCGTCGCCCAGCGCCGCGACGGGCAGGCGACCGGTTCGCCCGAGACGGTGGCCCGGCA
This genomic window contains:
- a CDS encoding ANTAR domain-containing response regulator; this encodes MGEMQADAERKRVLIAEDEALIRLDLAEMLVEEGYEVVGEAGDGETAVKLAEELKPDLVILDIKMPIMDGLAAAERIAGARIAPVIILTAFSQRDLVERARAAGAMAYLVKPFQKSDLVPAVEIALSRYSEIAALESEVAGLTDRLEIRKTVERAKGALMTTYGMTEPQAFKWIQRTAMDHRMTMKEVAERILAETTGGEVEQPAS
- a CDS encoding transcriptional regulator, with protein sequence MHPPEIRARARQAFLSGATVAEAARAVGLNYRTVWHWCRDRPEPKQHGTALRCFRCREGVRVPTDPAAYAYLLGLYLGDGHLVTSARVPVLRISCSDSWPGLIEACDDAMRRVLAEKVQRVRHPGCVSVQSYGTHWPCLFPQHGPGRKHQRPIVLADWQRPIVEAQAGDLLRGLFHSDGCRFANRVVVRGKEYVYPRYMFNNESADIMGLCQQALDRLGIAWRMNRRNSLSVARREAVAALDQHVGPKS
- a CDS encoding trans-sulfuration enzyme family protein; the protein is MFDSSVMTSVDTAAVHAGRADLAGLGVHVPPIDLSTTNPLPSVAGGGDDYETLATGGPLPPGGSAVYQRLWNPTVARFETALAQLEGTAEAVAFASGMAALTAALLAATRDGKRHVVAVRPLYGGTDHVLATGLLGTEVTWATPADVAAAIRPDTALVLVETPANPSLDLVDIAALAEAAGDVPLLVDNTVATPVLQQPARHGAALVLHSATKSIGGHGDVLAGVIACAPEWAARLRQVRAVTGAVLHPLGAYLLHRGIQTLPLRVRAQQAGAEKLAAWLAGHPAVERVHHPSLHDPAGLVGRQMSGTGSLLAFEVRGGAPAAAEVAGACELITHAVSLGGVDTLIQHPASLTHRPVEGDAKPCGGLLRVSVGLEDPEDLRADLARALARI
- a CDS encoding Lrp/AsnC family transcriptional regulator, with amino-acid sequence MPAAPNDVRPFAGLDDTDRAILTELAADGRLPNNALAERVGVAPSTCLTRTRALRECGAIRGFHAEVDPAAVGMPLQALVSVRLTAHERAAVDAFRARSVRLPGVVSVFHVAGAEDYVLHVRAASGDALRDFVLDHLAVDPAVQHTQTSLIFEQARGMG
- a CDS encoding LLM class flavin-dependent oxidoreductase gives rise to the protein MSVLDLAPVAATGNAGEALRFTTELARRTEELGYRRFWVAEHHNMPAIASSAPAVLLAHLAANTSTIRLGSGGVMLPNHAPLVVAEQFGTLEALHPGRIDLGIGRAPGTDQVTALALRRTMEGLSAEHFPRELADLMNYFSGAEPGPITATPGRGQSPQVWLLGSSGFSAQLAGLLGLPFSFAHHFSSQNTIPALQLYRQNFRPSQWLDRPYAMVAVNAVCAETDERAEWLAGPAGLSFLKLRSGRPEPLVTPEEAAAYPYSEFEREFVAQRRDGQATGSPETVARQLGELLGRTGADELMLTTMVYDVADRIRSFELIAEKVAGGLRREG